In the Burkholderia cenocepacia genome, one interval contains:
- a CDS encoding histidine kinase encodes MLLAGTVAFVVHALHAPAALPHDASADAMLRSASTCLMLATALFVCLLAAAFDLFRLLRRMLATLDAMADTAGRIVAGDPSARTVSRDGCPADLARFIDHFNAMTHSMKSTNPSDATATVASSSRVTLTHLAELETRLDAIKALATDDADASARDALLQQVDALFRCVEDLQLTERQAPAIRTFPR; translated from the coding sequence GTGTTGCTCGCCGGCACCGTTGCGTTCGTCGTCCATGCATTGCATGCGCCGGCCGCGTTGCCGCACGACGCGAGCGCCGACGCGATGCTCCGCAGTGCGTCCACTTGCCTGATGCTGGCGACGGCGCTGTTCGTCTGCCTGCTGGCCGCCGCGTTCGACCTGTTCAGGCTGCTCCGCCGCATGCTCGCGACGCTCGACGCCATGGCGGACACCGCCGGCCGGATCGTGGCCGGCGATCCGTCGGCGCGCACGGTTTCCCGCGACGGCTGCCCGGCCGACCTCGCGCGCTTCATCGACCACTTCAATGCGATGACTCACTCAATGAAATCCACGAATCCTTCCGATGCGACGGCCACCGTCGCCAGCAGCAGTCGCGTCACGCTCACCCACCTCGCCGAACTCGAAACGCGGCTCGACGCCATCAAGGCGCTCGCCACCGATGATGCGGACGCTTCCGCGCGCGACGCGCTGCTTCAGCAGGTCGACGCGCTGTTCCGCTGCGTCGAAGACCTTCAGCTAACCGAACGACAGGCGCCGGCGATTCGAACATTTCCTCGATAA
- a CDS encoding DUF3300 domain-containing protein, which translates to MNHARAHRPVRTLIASSVIVSLLGLSACKHDDNSTAAPASDASAASAAQPASTPVAYTPPSADQLYQMVAPIALFPDKLVALVLAGATYPDQIAAANTWVTQNPSLKGQALASAADAQPWDPSVKALTAFPAVLSQMASNPAWTTSLGQAYYNDPTDVMNAIQVMRQRAQKSGHLRSSGQLRVTQVAQAAPAGYTPATDAPVVYSGPAIVPPPEQAIEIEPAQPDVVYVPSYNPTVVYGEPVSSYPGYVYRPPVYSTGEVVTAGVITFGIGIAVGAAIFGHHDWGWHAWGVNWGAPHPEGPAWHGGWQRPAVVYNHTTYVTKSTTVINNVTNIRNTRITNNYGGNVTNNNTAIGRNTVRPGAEPMRGQALEQRPGAAPMTIPHFGANDARPGARPAPEAFAQHRANAPHAEVPVPHPPGATHDTRQQAMQREHAAQETRAAAQQQQQQRAEMQRHDAAQQREALQQRNAAQQQEHAQAQQRDEAQQQQRVEAQQRDEARQQQRSEAAQQPQRKEMQPHPEAPPREHAAPQPRQAAPEHAHAPHPAESHPPHESREHRPG; encoded by the coding sequence ATGAACCACGCCCGTGCACACCGCCCCGTCAGGACGCTGATCGCGTCGTCCGTCATCGTGTCGCTGCTCGGCCTGTCGGCCTGCAAGCACGACGACAACAGCACCGCCGCGCCGGCCAGCGATGCGAGCGCCGCGTCGGCGGCCCAGCCCGCGTCGACGCCCGTCGCATACACGCCGCCGAGTGCCGACCAGCTCTACCAGATGGTCGCGCCGATCGCGCTGTTCCCCGACAAGCTGGTCGCGCTGGTGCTCGCGGGCGCAACGTATCCGGACCAGATAGCGGCCGCCAATACATGGGTGACGCAAAATCCGTCGTTGAAGGGCCAGGCGCTCGCGAGCGCCGCCGATGCGCAACCGTGGGACCCGTCCGTCAAGGCACTGACCGCGTTCCCCGCGGTGCTGTCGCAAATGGCGTCGAACCCGGCCTGGACCACCTCGCTCGGACAGGCGTACTACAACGACCCGACCGACGTGATGAATGCGATCCAGGTGATGCGCCAGCGCGCGCAGAAATCCGGCCATCTGCGCTCGAGCGGCCAGCTGCGGGTCACGCAAGTCGCGCAAGCCGCGCCGGCGGGGTACACGCCGGCCACCGACGCGCCGGTGGTCTACAGCGGGCCGGCGATCGTGCCGCCGCCCGAGCAGGCGATCGAGATCGAACCCGCGCAGCCCGATGTCGTGTACGTACCGTCGTACAACCCGACCGTCGTCTACGGCGAGCCGGTTTCGTCCTATCCCGGCTATGTGTATCGGCCACCCGTTTACAGCACCGGCGAAGTCGTCACGGCCGGCGTGATCACGTTTGGCATCGGCATCGCCGTTGGCGCGGCGATCTTCGGGCATCACGACTGGGGCTGGCATGCATGGGGCGTGAACTGGGGCGCACCGCACCCCGAAGGCCCGGCGTGGCACGGCGGCTGGCAGCGTCCGGCCGTGGTGTACAACCACACCACCTACGTGACGAAGTCGACCACGGTGATCAACAACGTCACGAACATCCGCAACACACGCATCACGAACAACTACGGCGGCAACGTCACCAACAACAACACGGCGATCGGGCGCAACACGGTCCGGCCGGGCGCGGAGCCGATGCGCGGCCAGGCCCTGGAGCAGCGCCCGGGTGCCGCGCCGATGACGATCCCGCATTTCGGTGCAAACGACGCGCGCCCCGGTGCACGACCCGCGCCCGAAGCATTCGCGCAGCATCGCGCGAATGCGCCGCATGCCGAGGTGCCTGTGCCGCATCCGCCCGGTGCGACGCACGACACGCGGCAGCAGGCGATGCAGCGCGAACATGCCGCGCAGGAGACTCGCGCGGCGGCGCAGCAACAGCAGCAGCAACGCGCGGAAATGCAGCGACACGACGCGGCCCAGCAGCGCGAAGCGCTGCAGCAACGCAATGCCGCCCAACAGCAGGAACACGCTCAGGCGCAGCAGCGCGACGAAGCGCAACAGCAGCAACGCGTGGAAGCGCAGCAACGTGACGAGGCCCGGCAACAGCAGCGGAGCGAGGCAGCACAACAGCCTCAACGCAAGGAGATGCAGCCGCACCCCGAAGCGCCGCCGCGCGAACACGCGGCACCGCAGCCTCGGCAAGCAGCGCCCGAGCATGCGCACGCGCCGCATCCGGCCGAGTCGCACCCGCCGCACGAGTCGCGCGAACATCGGCCGGGATAA
- a CDS encoding protease pro-enzyme activation domain-containing protein has product MNQVANKNQKHIRVVKLAFAAAAAATFGMATAHAAPAAGWTETRTKGFLPLVQQNEAGTAGAPAASTAAAAASAIDMAPGESVDIVLGLNLRNEAQLDQYLRDLHTPGSPHYRQFLTPAQFAAQYAPTDQQVASVVAHLRKAGFVNIVVAPNRLLVSASGTAGTVQSAFRTTLKRFTRNGRSVYANTDAAQVPNAIGNVVGAVLGLQNVELVHTGAGSKPQGNTSNLTIPAGASAVPHNPTEFSSIYGGDGTPTASQTTVGIISEGDLSQTVSDLNTFAANNGLGTISSSIVKTGPAGSSYTDTDGTVEWNLDSQSIVGAAGGSVKQVVFYVAPSMTLTAITAAYNKAVTDNVAKVINVSLGVCESSANSTGSQATDDTIFKQAVAQGQTFSVSAGDHGAYECASGTPSRSTYTVSEPATSPYVIAVGGTTLFTNTSTNAYNSEIVWNDPSWQPGTVWSTGGGYSKYEAAPTWQSSTLTGSTKRALPDVGFDADLRTGAILVVNGQTSDTLWGSGYLNNEGGTSLAAPIFTGIWARLQSANNNALGFPASSIYKYFPSNAALLHDVTSGNNGSGTYGYKAKAGWDATTGFGSVNISKLNAFIQSTSDFAR; this is encoded by the coding sequence ATGAATCAGGTTGCAAACAAGAATCAAAAGCACATTCGCGTCGTCAAACTCGCATTCGCCGCCGCAGCAGCCGCGACGTTCGGCATGGCGACCGCCCATGCCGCGCCCGCGGCCGGCTGGACGGAAACGCGCACCAAGGGCTTCCTGCCGCTCGTGCAGCAGAACGAAGCCGGTACGGCCGGCGCGCCCGCGGCGAGCACGGCAGCCGCTGCCGCCTCGGCGATCGACATGGCGCCCGGCGAATCGGTGGACATCGTGCTCGGGCTGAACCTGCGCAACGAAGCCCAGCTCGACCAGTACCTGCGCGACCTGCATACGCCCGGCTCGCCGCACTACCGGCAGTTCCTCACGCCTGCGCAATTCGCCGCGCAATATGCGCCGACCGACCAGCAGGTCGCCTCCGTCGTCGCCCACCTGCGCAAGGCCGGCTTCGTGAATATCGTGGTCGCGCCGAACCGGCTGCTGGTCTCCGCGTCCGGCACCGCGGGCACCGTCCAGTCCGCGTTCCGCACGACCCTCAAGCGCTTCACGCGCAACGGCCGCAGCGTCTATGCGAACACCGACGCCGCGCAAGTGCCGAACGCGATCGGCAACGTCGTCGGCGCGGTGCTCGGCCTGCAGAACGTCGAGCTCGTGCATACGGGCGCGGGCAGCAAGCCGCAAGGCAACACCAGCAACCTGACGATCCCGGCCGGCGCGTCGGCGGTGCCGCACAATCCGACCGAGTTCTCGTCGATCTACGGCGGCGACGGCACGCCCACGGCCTCGCAGACCACGGTCGGCATCATCTCCGAAGGCGACCTGTCGCAGACGGTGAGCGACCTCAATACGTTCGCCGCGAACAACGGCCTCGGCACGATCAGCAGCAGCATCGTGAAGACGGGCCCGGCCGGCAGTTCGTACACCGACACCGACGGCACCGTCGAATGGAACCTCGACAGCCAGTCGATCGTCGGCGCGGCCGGCGGCAGCGTGAAGCAGGTCGTGTTCTACGTCGCGCCGTCGATGACGCTCACCGCGATCACGGCCGCGTACAACAAGGCCGTGACCGACAACGTCGCGAAGGTGATCAACGTGTCGCTCGGCGTGTGCGAATCGTCCGCGAACAGCACCGGCTCGCAGGCAACCGACGACACCATCTTCAAGCAGGCGGTCGCGCAAGGGCAAACCTTCTCCGTTTCCGCCGGCGACCACGGCGCGTACGAATGCGCGAGCGGCACGCCGTCGCGCTCGACCTACACGGTGAGCGAGCCGGCCACGTCGCCGTACGTGATCGCGGTGGGCGGCACGACGCTGTTCACCAATACGTCGACCAATGCGTACAACAGCGAGATCGTCTGGAACGATCCGAGCTGGCAGCCGGGCACCGTGTGGTCGACGGGCGGCGGGTACAGCAAGTACGAGGCCGCGCCGACGTGGCAGTCGTCGACCCTCACCGGCTCGACCAAGCGCGCGCTGCCCGACGTCGGCTTCGACGCCGACCTGCGCACGGGTGCGATTCTCGTCGTGAACGGCCAGACGTCGGACACGCTGTGGGGTTCGGGGTACCTGAACAACGAAGGCGGCACGAGCCTCGCCGCGCCGATCTTCACCGGCATCTGGGCGCGGCTGCAGTCGGCCAACAACAACGCGCTCGGGTTCCCCGCGTCGAGCATCTACAAGTACTTCCCGTCCAACGCCGCGCTGCTGCACGACGTCACGTCCGGCAACAACGGTAGCGGCACTTACGGCTACAAGGCGAAGGCCGGCTGGGATGCGACGACGGGCTTCGGCAGCGTGAACATCTCGAAGCTGAACGCGTTCATCCAGAGCACGTCGGATTTCGCGCGCTGA
- a CDS encoding pyridoxamine 5'-phosphate oxidase family protein: MNEKTDLSSTPRTTIRRLPELASHDRTMLHRIVDDAYVCHIAFGDGQNTHCIPTAHWRRGDALYIHGSNGSRMVKALSAGAQACVAMTLLDGLVLARSAFNHSMNYRSAVIYGQFDVIEGSAEKLAALDALMDKIAPGRKHEARPGNSKEINATSVLRISMAEAAVKVSDSLPSDKEEDLGLAVWAGILPLKTTRGAPVHADGNVVVPDYVRNWAD; this comes from the coding sequence ATGAACGAAAAGACCGATCTCTCTTCCACGCCGCGTACGACCATTCGCCGCCTGCCTGAACTGGCGAGCCACGATCGCACGATGCTCCACCGCATCGTGGACGACGCGTATGTCTGTCACATCGCGTTCGGCGACGGGCAGAACACGCACTGCATTCCGACCGCGCACTGGAGAAGGGGCGACGCGCTCTATATCCACGGGTCGAACGGCAGCCGCATGGTCAAGGCATTGTCGGCCGGCGCGCAGGCTTGCGTCGCGATGACGCTGCTGGACGGCCTCGTGCTGGCCAGATCCGCCTTCAATCATTCGATGAATTATCGATCCGCGGTGATCTACGGGCAGTTCGACGTGATCGAAGGCAGCGCGGAAAAACTCGCCGCGCTGGATGCGTTGATGGACAAGATCGCGCCGGGCCGCAAGCATGAAGCGCGGCCGGGAAATTCGAAGGAAATCAATGCGACCAGCGTGCTGCGGATTTCGATGGCGGAAGCGGCCGTGAAAGTCAGCGATTCGCTGCCGTCCGACAAGGAGGAGGATCTCGGGCTGGCGGTGTGGGCCGGGATCCTGCCACTGAAGACGACGCGCGGCGCGCCGGTCCATGCAGACGGCAACGTGGTGGTGCCGGACTACGTCCGGAACTGGGCCGATTGA
- a CDS encoding PLP-dependent aminotransferase family protein, whose amino-acid sequence MDLALLISSLARQDGATTHSQQEALYRSLRNMLLDGHLPPGTRLASTRVLAAELGIARNSAVYAYERLAEEGFVAATRNGTITLWDGCDRSNVGNDDDPAPVHLSARVHGLENADPEPERMLPFVPGLPSLDEFPVAQWRRCIERAWKTITPARLAYGPVEGLPELRRAVAAYIRVSRGVRCDTGQVFITDGTQSSLELCARMLANPGEYGWLENPCYNGARTAFRSTGLNPVPIEIDREGMAPTDAQWRTHPPRLIYTTPSHQYPLGALMSPRRRAALVEHARACGAWIIEDDYDSEFRHGGQPLPAIQGLHADAPVCYLGTFSKTMFPALRLGFMVVPPVLVDRFTRTLRELVHRGHSADQLAMAEFIDTGLFARHLRKMRALYADRRGSLEAALARHLGTSLSVRESPGGMHLSADLAVPLHDTDVARTAAARGLRLQPLSSYCIGDGRRYNGFVLGYSGLSDATIETAAIQFADVIEQHRRAPR is encoded by the coding sequence ATGGATCTCGCGCTGCTCATCTCGTCGCTTGCCAGACAGGACGGCGCGACAACGCATAGCCAGCAGGAAGCCCTCTACCGGAGCCTGCGCAACATGCTGCTGGACGGGCACCTTCCGCCCGGCACGCGGCTCGCGTCGACACGCGTGCTCGCGGCCGAGCTGGGCATCGCGCGCAATTCCGCGGTCTATGCGTACGAGCGTCTTGCCGAGGAAGGCTTCGTGGCGGCCACGCGCAACGGCACGATCACACTATGGGACGGATGCGACCGCTCGAACGTCGGCAATGACGACGACCCCGCGCCGGTTCACTTGTCGGCGCGCGTGCACGGGCTGGAGAACGCCGATCCCGAGCCCGAACGCATGCTGCCGTTCGTTCCCGGCCTGCCGTCCCTCGACGAATTCCCGGTTGCCCAGTGGCGTCGTTGCATCGAGCGCGCATGGAAGACCATCACGCCCGCCCGGCTGGCGTACGGCCCGGTCGAAGGGCTGCCCGAACTGCGGCGCGCGGTCGCCGCGTACATCCGCGTGTCGCGCGGTGTGCGCTGCGACACGGGCCAGGTGTTCATCACCGACGGCACGCAGAGCAGCCTCGAACTCTGCGCGCGCATGCTGGCGAATCCCGGGGAATACGGCTGGCTCGAGAACCCTTGCTACAACGGCGCGAGAACCGCGTTCCGGTCGACCGGCCTGAATCCCGTGCCGATCGAGATCGATCGCGAGGGCATGGCGCCGACCGACGCGCAGTGGCGCACCCACCCGCCCCGGCTGATCTATACGACACCGTCGCACCAGTACCCGCTCGGCGCGCTGATGAGCCCGCGGCGGCGCGCGGCGCTCGTCGAGCATGCCCGTGCATGCGGCGCGTGGATCATCGAGGACGACTACGATAGCGAATTCCGTCACGGCGGCCAGCCGCTGCCCGCAATCCAGGGCCTGCATGCGGATGCACCGGTGTGCTATCTCGGCACGTTCAGCAAGACGATGTTTCCGGCCCTTCGGCTCGGCTTCATGGTGGTGCCGCCGGTGCTGGTCGACCGCTTCACGCGCACGCTGCGCGAACTCGTCCATCGCGGCCACTCGGCCGACCAGCTGGCGATGGCCGAATTCATCGACACCGGCCTCTTTGCGCGGCACCTGCGGAAGATGCGGGCGCTTTACGCCGACCGGCGCGGCAGCCTCGAAGCGGCGCTCGCCCGCCATCTCGGCACGTCGCTGAGCGTGCGGGAAAGCCCCGGCGGCATGCATCTTTCCGCGGATCTCGCGGTGCCGCTGCACGATACCGACGTCGCGCGTACGGCCGCCGCCCGCGGCTTGCGGCTCCAACCGCTGAGCAGCTACTGCATCGGCGACGGCCGCCGCTACAACGGCTTCGTGCTCGGCTATTCAGGGCTGAGCGACGCGACGATCGAGACAGCGGCGATACAGTTTGCCGACGTCATCGAGCAGCACCGCCGCGCGCCGCGCTGA